A region from the Rheinheimera mangrovi genome encodes:
- the malQ gene encoding 4-alpha-glucanotransferase, with protein MDKQLLSDLIAFTGIETKFTDAWGNQSEVEEKNLLTLLAAQGFAVDNDALTREQLIERQQDHWELLLDPVSVQKAGQDTQIQLKLPIALANTPLELVLNTEQGKTYTFTVTATEDADLNQVIVFDGEEYQQYQWTLPLLLEQGYHSLSLTLGELDFVQSLIITPPACFQPAEFKKQKQWGVSVQLYCVRSEQNWGIGDFADLRFLLGHLAKQGADFVGLNPIHALYPAMPESASPYSPSSRRWLNIIYLAVPEMLGFDQCQQVKQLVNAPGFKQQLEAARAAEWVDYSAVTRLKLPVLKALYQWFTEHQAEHTELAQAFSVFKQQSGESLLQLALYDAIHAHLIQKDAHAWGWPVWPEAWQRPDSAEVLAFAEEHAHELDFYCYLQFIAREQLAKAQAFAKEQGMLLGLYRDLAVGVSEASTEIWGNPELYCRGASVGAPPDILGPKGQNWGLPPMLPYQMFQQAYRPMIDLFRANMQNSGALRIDHVMALLRLWWVPKGAESAGDGAYVYYPIQDLLGILALESQRHQVVVIGEDLGTVPDGIREILAEYGMYSYRVFFFEKAEDGGYVSPAHYPVQAMATLTTHDMPTLIGYWHCDDLHLGKKVGLYRDDQLPALFESRHKDKQKILDSLHGHQMLDSNFDHNVDHVGMSTELSHAIQRHVAKGSSQLLCLQLEDWMEMTQPVNIPGTSDEYPNWRRKLTMTLEQLAQQQNVNQLLQELTRLRRS; from the coding sequence ATGGACAAACAATTACTTTCCGATCTGATTGCCTTCACAGGCATAGAAACAAAATTTACCGACGCATGGGGCAACCAATCAGAAGTCGAAGAGAAAAATTTACTCACTTTATTAGCAGCCCAGGGTTTTGCTGTGGATAACGATGCGTTAACCCGCGAGCAGTTAATTGAGCGCCAACAAGATCACTGGGAGCTATTGCTCGATCCTGTGTCGGTGCAAAAAGCCGGGCAAGATACACAAATTCAGTTGAAGTTACCTATCGCCTTAGCCAATACACCTTTAGAGCTTGTATTGAACACTGAACAAGGTAAAACATATACCTTTACAGTGACTGCGACAGAGGATGCTGATTTAAACCAGGTGATAGTATTTGACGGTGAAGAATATCAACAATATCAATGGACTTTGCCATTACTGCTTGAGCAGGGTTATCACAGTTTAAGCTTGACTTTAGGTGAGCTGGATTTTGTTCAGTCATTGATCATTACACCACCTGCCTGTTTCCAGCCTGCCGAATTTAAGAAGCAAAAACAATGGGGCGTATCGGTGCAATTGTACTGTGTGCGTTCAGAACAGAATTGGGGTATTGGAGACTTTGCGGACTTACGTTTCCTGCTGGGGCATTTAGCCAAACAAGGCGCTGATTTTGTCGGTTTAAACCCCATCCATGCACTTTATCCAGCCATGCCGGAATCTGCCAGCCCTTATAGCCCATCTTCACGTCGCTGGTTAAATATTATTTATTTAGCCGTGCCTGAAATGTTGGGTTTTGATCAATGCCAGCAGGTTAAACAGTTGGTTAATGCGCCAGGCTTTAAGCAGCAGCTAGAGGCTGCGCGTGCTGCTGAATGGGTTGACTACAGCGCTGTGACCCGTTTGAAGCTGCCGGTGTTAAAGGCACTGTATCAATGGTTTACTGAGCATCAGGCTGAACATACTGAACTTGCTCAGGCATTTTCTGTATTTAAACAACAATCTGGTGAAAGTTTATTACAATTGGCGTTGTACGATGCAATTCACGCCCATTTAATTCAAAAAGATGCGCATGCGTGGGGCTGGCCTGTATGGCCTGAAGCCTGGCAAAGACCTGATAGCGCTGAAGTGCTGGCATTTGCCGAAGAACATGCCCATGAACTGGATTTTTACTGCTATCTGCAATTCATTGCCCGTGAACAGCTGGCAAAAGCGCAAGCCTTTGCCAAAGAGCAGGGCATGTTATTAGGTTTGTACCGTGATTTAGCTGTTGGCGTCAGTGAAGCTTCGACTGAAATCTGGGGGAACCCTGAACTGTATTGCCGTGGTGCCAGCGTAGGTGCGCCGCCTGATATTTTAGGACCTAAAGGCCAGAACTGGGGTTTACCTCCTATGCTGCCTTATCAAATGTTCCAGCAAGCTTACCGGCCTATGATCGATTTATTCCGCGCTAATATGCAAAATTCAGGTGCGCTGCGTATTGACCATGTTATGGCCTTATTACGCTTATGGTGGGTGCCGAAAGGAGCTGAAAGTGCAGGGGACGGAGCTTATGTGTATTACCCGATCCAGGATTTATTAGGTATTTTAGCTCTTGAGTCGCAGCGCCATCAGGTGGTGGTGATAGGTGAAGACTTAGGCACAGTACCAGACGGCATTCGTGAAATACTGGCTGAGTACGGTATGTATTCTTACCGGGTGTTTTTCTTTGAAAAAGCCGAAGATGGTGGTTACGTGTCCCCGGCTCACTATCCGGTGCAGGCTATGGCGACGTTAACAACCCATGATATGCCAACTTTAATAGGTTACTGGCACTGTGATGACTTGCATTTAGGTAAAAAAGTGGGGCTGTATCGTGATGATCAGTTACCTGCATTATTTGAATCCCGTCATAAAGACAAACAAAAAATCCTTGATTCATTGCATGGCCATCAAATGTTGGACTCGAATTTTGACCACAATGTAGACCATGTCGGTATGAGTACTGAGCTGAGTCATGCCATTCAGCGCCATGTTGCTAAAGGCTCTAGTCAGTTATTGTGTTTGCAGTTGGAAGACTGGATGGAAATGACACAACCAGTGAATATACCGGGCACCAGCGATGAATACCCGAACTGGCGACGCAAGTTGACTATGACCTTAGAACAACTGGCGCAGCAGCAAAATGTTAATCAATTACTGCAAGAGCTGACTCGTTTACGTCGTAGTTAA
- the glgX gene encoding glycogen debranching protein GlgX, whose amino-acid sequence MNTKPEPTPEWISSTGTAYPPGPTQTGPHSWNFSVYAPDASSLWLCLFCPDTEEPLAEVEFFARTGEVWHIQLEGIEPGTLYGLRAEGVCQASSGLVFDRNRLLIDPYAKQLNRALVWNERLYQVHSHYMVPKAVLASQAFDWQGAKKPAIPREKTIIYEAHVKGLTKLHPDVPDALRGKYQGMCHPAVIQHLKDLGITTVQLLPVASFMSEPRLEKLKLSNYWGYNPINFFAPDARYQVEDAVTEFKELIRTYHQHGLEVILDVVFNHTAEAEDYRLSFRGLANRHYYLFENHADITDYQQNCNYSGCGNTLNVAHPVTQRLVLDALRYWATEMQVDGFRFDLAVTLAREHKRFDAYATFLQVIAQDPVLSQVKLIAEPWDLGPFGYQLGQFPAQWSELNDKCRDTFRSFWRQDASQLPEFATRLLGSRDIFQKHHKPACCSVNYISYHDGFTLQDMVCYQDKHNWLNAEQNRDGHGHNLSLNYGVEGPSSDADILQKRFRHKRNLVATLMLSQGIVHWLGGDELSHTQQGNNNAYCQDNEISWLHWQLDYQATQFLGFVKKMIHLRQQFTCLQQLSLLDDQYQLHGDKHQVSWYLADGSVKQDEHWTDPYKTNCVFVIEHLKDHQAMLVIINASDHPLQVELPKKSWQLLVDTQFETGEPLEKSAIRTRYLQSERSLSIWR is encoded by the coding sequence GTGAATACTAAACCAGAGCCAACTCCTGAATGGATAAGTAGTACAGGCACTGCTTATCCACCAGGTCCCACTCAGACAGGCCCACATAGCTGGAACTTTTCTGTGTATGCGCCTGATGCGTCTTCACTCTGGTTATGTTTATTTTGTCCTGATACCGAAGAGCCGCTGGCTGAGGTTGAGTTTTTTGCCCGTACCGGAGAAGTTTGGCATATACAGCTGGAAGGTATTGAACCTGGCACTTTATACGGCCTGCGGGCCGAAGGTGTTTGTCAGGCGAGTTCAGGGTTGGTGTTTGATCGCAACAGATTATTGATAGACCCTTATGCCAAACAACTGAATCGCGCTTTAGTCTGGAACGAACGGCTTTATCAGGTGCACAGCCATTATATGGTGCCCAAAGCAGTGTTGGCATCGCAGGCTTTTGATTGGCAAGGCGCCAAAAAACCTGCGATACCTCGCGAGAAAACCATTATTTATGAAGCCCATGTTAAGGGGCTGACCAAGTTGCATCCGGATGTACCGGACGCTCTTCGCGGTAAATATCAGGGCATGTGTCATCCGGCTGTTATTCAGCATTTAAAAGACTTAGGCATTACCACAGTGCAGTTATTGCCTGTCGCCAGTTTTATGAGTGAGCCACGCTTAGAAAAGCTGAAACTGAGTAATTATTGGGGCTATAACCCGATCAATTTTTTCGCTCCTGATGCCCGTTATCAGGTCGAGGATGCAGTGACAGAGTTTAAAGAGCTGATCCGTACTTATCACCAGCATGGTCTGGAAGTGATTCTGGATGTGGTGTTTAACCACACGGCGGAGGCTGAGGACTATCGTTTAAGTTTCAGAGGTTTAGCTAACAGGCATTATTATCTGTTTGAAAATCACGCCGACATTACCGATTATCAGCAAAACTGTAATTACAGCGGCTGCGGTAATACGCTCAATGTGGCGCATCCAGTGACTCAACGTTTAGTGCTAGATGCATTGCGGTATTGGGCAACAGAGATGCAGGTCGATGGTTTCCGCTTTGATTTAGCTGTGACTTTAGCGCGTGAACATAAGCGTTTTGATGCCTATGCAACTTTTTTACAGGTAATAGCACAGGATCCGGTGTTAAGTCAGGTTAAATTGATAGCTGAACCCTGGGACTTAGGGCCTTTTGGTTACCAGTTGGGGCAGTTTCCGGCGCAATGGTCTGAACTGAATGATAAATGCCGCGATACCTTTCGCTCTTTCTGGCGGCAGGATGCAAGTCAGTTGCCTGAGTTCGCCACCCGCTTGTTGGGATCACGCGATATTTTCCAGAAACATCATAAACCTGCCTGCTGCAGCGTGAACTACATCAGTTATCACGACGGTTTTACCTTGCAGGACATGGTCTGTTATCAGGATAAACACAACTGGTTGAATGCAGAGCAAAACCGCGATGGCCATGGCCACAATTTAAGCCTGAATTATGGTGTGGAAGGGCCCAGCAGCGATGCTGACATTTTGCAAAAAAGATTCAGGCATAAACGTAACCTAGTGGCAACGCTAATGCTTAGTCAGGGCATAGTGCATTGGTTGGGGGGAGATGAGCTGAGTCACACCCAACAAGGCAATAACAATGCCTATTGCCAGGACAATGAAATCAGCTGGCTACACTGGCAGTTGGATTACCAGGCCACACAGTTTCTGGGGTTCGTCAAAAAGATGATTCATTTGCGTCAGCAGTTTACCTGTTTACAGCAGCTCTCTTTGCTGGACGATCAGTATCAACTGCATGGTGATAAACATCAGGTCAGTTGGTATTTAGCAGATGGCAGTGTAAAACAAGACGAACACTGGACAGATCCCTACAAAACAAACTGTGTTTTTGTCATTGAGCACTTAAAAGATCATCAGGCCATGCTGGTGATTATCAACGCTAGTGATCATCCGCTTCAGGTCGAGTTACCGAAAAAAAGCTGGCAGTTGCTTGTTGATACTCAGTTTGAGACTGGTGAGCCGCTGGAAAAATCAGCAATAAGGACTCGATATTTGCAGAGTGAACGATCTTTATCCATTTGGAGATGA
- the gndA gene encoding NADP-dependent phosphogluconate dehydrogenase — MSETSVLCDIGFVGAGVMGKNLILNLADHGYRVAAFDLDHKKLEAVIAQDKAERGDKPARVISCSSYTELLSRLSSPHLVILSVPAGKPVDDVCLKLIDAGIQADDIIVDTGNSLWTDTVRREKHYEGKFIFFSTAVSGGEVGARFGPSLMPSGDPYAWTRIEPIWRAIAAKVDPATGRPLERHEPGNPVTEGESCATYIGPGGSGHYVKMVHNGIEYADMQLICEVYQVMRDALGMSAEQISKVFKEWNQGILNSYLMEISAEVLATKDSETGLPLVDVILDKAGQKGTGLWTAVSSLELGCPAPTISEAVFARSMSTLKDQRVLASTLLSGPVREHCTNQTPEQMIKQLHDALYCAKICVYAQGFDLMKTAAAEHGWQLNFAEIAKIWRAGCIIRAVFLQSITEAYERNDDLQNLLLDPFFSKQISVNQMNWRRAVAEAAMTGIPVSALSSALSYYDSYRTAVLPANLLQGQRDYFGAHTFERTDKAKGKTFHVDWSHNDRPMQKIK; from the coding sequence ATGTCTGAGACATCCGTATTATGTGATATAGGTTTTGTCGGCGCAGGTGTAATGGGGAAGAACCTCATTTTAAATCTGGCTGATCACGGTTATCGGGTTGCCGCTTTTGATTTAGACCATAAAAAACTGGAAGCTGTTATAGCGCAGGACAAAGCCGAGCGGGGCGACAAACCGGCCCGAGTGATCAGCTGCAGCTCTTACACAGAACTTCTGTCGCGTTTATCTTCCCCTCATTTAGTTATTTTATCTGTGCCAGCCGGCAAACCTGTCGATGATGTCTGCTTAAAGCTGATTGATGCAGGTATTCAGGCCGACGACATTATTGTCGACACAGGCAATAGCCTGTGGACTGACACAGTACGCCGTGAAAAACATTACGAAGGGAAATTTATTTTCTTCAGTACTGCCGTATCCGGTGGTGAAGTGGGGGCCCGTTTTGGTCCTTCTTTAATGCCAAGTGGTGATCCTTATGCCTGGACCCGTATTGAGCCTATTTGGCGTGCCATTGCTGCCAAAGTGGATCCGGCAACAGGCCGTCCGCTGGAGAGACACGAGCCTGGTAATCCAGTGACTGAAGGCGAGTCCTGCGCCACTTACATTGGGCCTGGTGGTTCAGGCCATTATGTAAAAATGGTGCACAACGGCATTGAATATGCGGATATGCAACTGATTTGCGAAGTCTATCAGGTGATGCGCGATGCTTTAGGTATGAGCGCAGAGCAAATATCTAAGGTGTTTAAAGAGTGGAATCAGGGCATATTAAATAGCTACCTGATGGAAATCAGCGCTGAAGTTCTGGCCACTAAAGATTCAGAAACAGGTCTACCTTTGGTGGATGTGATACTGGATAAAGCAGGACAAAAAGGCACAGGTCTGTGGACAGCTGTCAGTAGTCTGGAATTGGGTTGTCCAGCGCCAACTATCAGTGAAGCTGTATTCGCCCGCTCTATGTCGACCTTAAAAGATCAACGGGTGTTAGCCTCGACTTTATTGTCGGGCCCAGTGCGTGAGCATTGCACCAATCAAACCCCTGAGCAAATGATTAAGCAGCTACACGACGCACTCTACTGCGCCAAGATCTGCGTTTATGCGCAAGGCTTTGATTTAATGAAAACTGCAGCAGCAGAGCATGGCTGGCAGCTGAACTTTGCTGAGATTGCAAAAATTTGGCGTGCAGGTTGTATTATCCGTGCAGTGTTTTTACAGTCTATTACCGAAGCTTATGAGCGTAACGATGATTTACAGAACTTATTATTGGACCCGTTTTTCTCCAAACAAATTTCTGTCAATCAGATGAATTGGCGCCGCGCTGTGGCAGAAGCTGCCATGACAGGTATTCCGGTATCTGCTTTAAGCTCAGCGTTAAGTTATTACGATTCATACCGCACTGCGGTGTTGCCTGCGAATTTACTGCAAGGACAACGGGATTATTTTGGCGCTCATACCTTTGAGCGCACTGATAAAGCCAAAGGTAAAACTTTTCACGTCGACTGGAGTCATAACGACAGGCCGATGCAAAAAATTAAGTAA
- a CDS encoding glyceraldehyde-3-phosphate dehydrogenase produces the protein MTLSHEEQYQRSWQERQEYAENMQPIIGRLYRNKGIEVVVYGRPLVNATTIDIIKAHKTVERFEHQKLRLRESFPLLEAISKMDLAPGRVDIGKLAFAYLYKNAGEGQSLQQYLDNQLSEILHRDDQIKPVDVVLYGFGRIGRLLARLMLERSGPSSKLRLRAIVVRGGRKGDLEKRASLLRRDSIHGPFNGSITVDEENVGIKANGTFIKVIYADSPELVDYTQYGIHDALVVDNTGIWKDDKELSIHFKSKGAAKVLLTAPAKGEVHNVVYGVNHSMIQPEDRIVSAASCTTNAITPVLKALNDEYGIKNGHVETVHSYTNDQNLIDNYHKAERRGRAAPLNMVITSTGAASAVAKALPELKGKLTGNAIRVPTPNVSMAILSLNLNKETNREELNSYLQKVALFSELQDQIDFTSSTEIVSSDLVGSRYAGVVDSQATIVQDDRCVLYVWYDNEFGYSTQVIRVMNEMAGVKYPTLPVNK, from the coding sequence ATGACTCTATCACACGAAGAACAGTATCAACGCAGCTGGCAGGAACGTCAGGAATACGCTGAGAACATGCAACCAATCATAGGTCGCTTGTATCGTAATAAAGGCATTGAAGTTGTGGTTTATGGCCGTCCTCTGGTAAATGCAACCACCATTGACATCATTAAGGCTCATAAAACAGTCGAACGCTTTGAACATCAGAAATTACGTTTAAGAGAGAGTTTTCCGCTTTTGGAAGCGATTTCTAAAATGGATTTGGCGCCAGGCCGCGTCGATATTGGTAAATTGGCTTTTGCTTATCTGTACAAAAATGCAGGCGAAGGCCAAAGCTTACAGCAGTATTTAGATAATCAGCTGTCTGAAATATTACATCGTGACGATCAAATTAAACCAGTCGATGTAGTACTGTATGGGTTTGGACGTATTGGGCGTCTATTAGCCCGCCTGATGCTGGAGCGTTCAGGCCCAAGCAGCAAATTACGCTTACGCGCCATCGTTGTGCGTGGTGGTCGTAAAGGTGATTTAGAGAAACGTGCCAGCTTGCTGCGTCGCGACTCCATCCATGGCCCATTTAACGGCAGCATTACAGTGGATGAGGAAAACGTCGGTATTAAAGCCAACGGCACTTTTATCAAAGTCATTTATGCCGACTCACCAGAACTGGTGGATTACACCCAATATGGCATTCACGATGCGCTGGTAGTGGATAACACCGGGATTTGGAAAGATGACAAAGAGTTATCTATTCACTTTAAATCCAAAGGCGCAGCTAAAGTACTTTTAACTGCCCCAGCCAAAGGTGAAGTGCACAACGTGGTGTATGGCGTGAATCACAGTATGATCCAGCCGGAAGATCGCATTGTATCGGCAGCGAGCTGCACGACCAACGCAATTACACCTGTTTTAAAAGCGTTGAATGATGAATACGGTATAAAAAATGGCCACGTCGAGACAGTGCATTCGTACACTAACGATCAGAACCTAATCGACAACTACCACAAAGCTGAGCGTCGTGGTCGTGCTGCTCCGTTGAATATGGTGATTACCTCCACTGGTGCAGCCAGTGCGGTAGCCAAAGCTTTGCCTGAACTCAAGGGCAAACTGACAGGAAATGCTATTCGTGTACCCACACCAAACGTGTCTATGGCAATTTTGTCGTTAAATCTGAACAAAGAAACCAACCGCGAAGAGCTGAACAGCTACCTGCAAAAAGTAGCACTGTTTTCCGAACTGCAGGATCAGATTGATTTCACCAGTTCGACTGAAATTGTATCCAGTGATTTAGTAGGTTCACGTTACGCAGGAGTGGTCGATTCACAAGCCACTATTGTGCAGGATGACCGCTGCGTATTGTACGTATGGTACGACAACGAGTTTGGTTACAGCACTCAGGTTATTCGGGTGATGAACGAAATGGCAGGCGTTAAATACCCAACTTTGCCAGTAAATAAGTAG
- a CDS encoding DUF2989 domain-containing protein produces MNEKLMKYLVLSMSLVMLSACSEGELTLRTVCEQEPGLCSDLNSDSHCNLQRRDLIMQRFEEKRLPSDKNKYQLLVNFEKYSKCIELAAGIEHIKLKEKTTTRMIGYMTSLKEIRRLSDETVSSDDPHLLFYHWSRNKSDSHLQRFLQAEQNKQLETPELQMALVSYYSKRDTEKSIQLLHHALELYPPNPKIDPEIYASLTSIFYKKKDYASSYHWAVLAQKSGAFNVELQELKIYLEQAKLDHKKIKEAAEHTLAQLQLGQFTPPKF; encoded by the coding sequence ATGAATGAGAAACTTATGAAATATTTGGTGTTAAGCATGAGCCTGGTGATGTTGAGTGCCTGCTCTGAGGGTGAACTGACGTTACGCACTGTTTGTGAGCAAGAACCAGGTCTGTGTAGTGACTTAAATAGCGACTCCCATTGCAATTTGCAGCGTCGTGATTTGATTATGCAACGCTTTGAAGAAAAACGATTACCCTCAGACAAAAACAAATATCAGTTACTGGTCAATTTTGAAAAATATTCCAAATGTATTGAGCTTGCTGCTGGTATCGAACATATCAAGCTGAAAGAAAAAACCACCACCCGTATGATTGGCTACATGACCAGTCTGAAAGAAATCAGGCGCTTAAGTGACGAAACTGTCAGCTCAGACGATCCACATTTGCTGTTTTACCACTGGTCACGAAATAAAAGTGACAGTCATCTGCAACGTTTTTTACAGGCAGAACAAAATAAGCAACTGGAAACGCCTGAACTGCAAATGGCGCTTGTCAGTTACTACAGCAAAAGAGATACTGAAAAAAGCATTCAGCTACTGCATCATGCTTTAGAACTTTATCCACCAAATCCTAAGATCGATCCTGAAATTTATGCGTCACTAACCAGCATATTTTACAAGAAAAAAGACTACGCAAGTTCCTATCACTGGGCAGTACTTGCACAAAAAAGTGGGGCTTTTAATGTGGAATTACAAGAATTAAAAATATATTTGGAACAGGCAAAGCTTGACCATAAAAAAATAAAAGAAGCAGCTGAACATACCTTGGCTCAGCTGCAACTGGGTCAGTTTACTCCGCCGAAATTTTAA
- the msrB gene encoding peptide-methionine (R)-S-oxide reductase MsrB: MKKSEQEWRQQLNDEQYRVTRQKGTEYPFSGTLLHNKDTGSYHCVCCQQPLFDSVDKFDSGCGWPSFSKAIKGQVKYEKDTSHGMTRIEILCQHCDAHLGHVFDDGPAPTGQRYCVNSVSLLFNPDVKISAE, encoded by the coding sequence ATGAAAAAATCTGAACAAGAGTGGCGTCAGCAGCTCAACGATGAACAATACAGAGTGACACGGCAAAAGGGCACTGAGTATCCTTTTAGTGGAACCTTGCTACATAATAAAGACACAGGTAGTTACCACTGCGTTTGTTGTCAGCAGCCGTTATTTGATTCAGTAGATAAATTTGATTCGGGTTGTGGCTGGCCGTCGTTCAGCAAGGCTATTAAAGGTCAGGTGAAGTACGAAAAAGATACTTCCCATGGTATGACCAGAATAGAAATTTTATGCCAACACTGCGACGCGCACTTAGGTCATGTGTTTGACGATGGCCCGGCACCGACCGGGCAACGTTATTGTGTCAATTCAGTGTCGTTGTTATTTAATCCTGACGTTAAAATTTCGGCGGAGTAA
- the glgB gene encoding 1,4-alpha-glucan branching protein GlgB — protein MSVTQLASASCSSPFSILSWQQGTTKGLMIRAYLPDAAKVEVFDFATRKSLGQMAAKPVLHGLFELELPKKRKASPYYFQIETPHHHGYELVDPFQFQDEAYYAVHFVNSKPENLYKQLGAQLIELNLGKKKLNATRFAVFAPNASSVSLIGDMNQWDGRRHPMQRTECGHWVLVMPEVGAGVRYKFEIKDAFGNLLPHKADPLAFAAEQYPSHASLVFDHSQYQWQDKTWQERHFDPYHEAMSIYELHPGSWKHNQHGEPLTYTELALELIPYVLDMGYTHIELLPVMEHPYSGSWGYQPLGLFAATSRFGTPDQFKAFVDACHQAGIGVILDWVPAHFPEDAHGLARFDGSHLYEYEDPRRGWHPDWNSCIYDYGKDPVRQFLVASALFWLDYFHIDALRVDAVASMLYLDYSRRDGEWVPNIDGGNHNYEAISLLRWLNTEVYRQYPKAMMIAEESTSFNGVTRPVDLGGLGFGFKWNMGWMNDTLRYIKKDPAYRKFHHNDLTFSMVYAFNENFILPLSHDEVVHGKGSIINKMPGDEWQQAANLRAYYAFMFAHPGKKLNFMGNEFGQGTEWDHNQQLPWFLLSFEKHKGIQQLFRDLNLTYKACAPLHQLDHEPAGFRWINYQDAEHSTLSFYRLDQQGQAVYVVSNFTPIPRSAFRLSVAEQGEYEVILNTDSEYYWGSNYPVGDYLPAFPAAAFGLDYMVQLDLPPLSTLYVRRKLS, from the coding sequence ATGTCCGTAACTCAGTTAGCCTCTGCCAGTTGTTCGTCTCCATTCTCTATATTGTCCTGGCAACAAGGAACAACCAAAGGTTTAATGATCCGCGCTTATTTGCCAGATGCGGCCAAAGTTGAAGTATTTGATTTTGCGACCCGCAAATCTTTGGGTCAGATGGCGGCAAAGCCTGTTTTACATGGTTTATTTGAACTTGAATTACCTAAAAAACGTAAAGCCAGTCCTTATTATTTTCAGATAGAAACCCCTCATCATCATGGTTATGAGCTGGTTGACCCTTTTCAGTTTCAAGACGAAGCCTATTACGCTGTGCACTTTGTCAACAGCAAACCAGAGAATCTTTATAAACAGCTAGGTGCGCAGCTTATAGAGCTGAACCTTGGTAAAAAGAAACTTAACGCAACCCGCTTCGCTGTTTTTGCTCCTAATGCATCCAGTGTCAGTCTGATAGGCGATATGAATCAGTGGGATGGCCGCCGTCATCCGATGCAACGCACTGAATGCGGTCATTGGGTGTTGGTGATGCCAGAGGTTGGCGCAGGTGTGCGTTATAAATTTGAAATCAAAGACGCTTTTGGTAATTTATTACCTCATAAAGCAGATCCTTTGGCCTTTGCCGCTGAACAATATCCTTCTCATGCTTCGTTGGTTTTCGATCACTCTCAGTACCAGTGGCAGGATAAAACATGGCAAGAGCGGCATTTTGATCCTTATCATGAAGCCATGAGCATTTATGAACTGCATCCTGGCTCCTGGAAGCACAATCAGCATGGTGAGCCACTCACCTATACTGAGCTTGCGCTTGAGCTTATTCCTTATGTGTTGGATATGGGCTACACCCATATCGAATTACTGCCTGTGATGGAACATCCATATTCTGGTTCATGGGGTTATCAGCCGTTGGGGTTGTTTGCCGCAACTTCACGTTTTGGTACTCCGGATCAGTTCAAAGCTTTTGTCGATGCGTGCCACCAGGCCGGAATCGGCGTGATTTTAGATTGGGTTCCAGCTCACTTCCCGGAAGATGCGCATGGTCTGGCCCGTTTTGATGGTAGTCATTTATATGAATACGAAGATCCACGCCGTGGTTGGCACCCGGACTGGAATTCCTGCATTTATGATTACGGCAAAGATCCGGTAAGGCAGTTTTTAGTCGCCAGTGCTTTGTTCTGGCTGGATTACTTTCATATTGACGCGCTAAGGGTTGATGCGGTGGCGTCGATGTTGTATCTGGATTATTCGCGTCGTGATGGAGAATGGGTGCCTAATATCGACGGTGGTAATCATAACTATGAAGCCATTAGTTTATTACGTTGGCTGAATACTGAAGTGTATCGCCAGTATCCAAAAGCCATGATGATAGCGGAAGAGTCAACATCATTTAACGGCGTGACCCGACCTGTGGATTTAGGCGGGTTAGGCTTTGGCTTTAAATGGAACATGGGCTGGATGAACGACACGCTACGTTACATCAAAAAAGACCCAGCCTATCGTAAGTTCCACCATAACGATTTAACTTTCTCTATGGTGTACGCCTTTAATGAGAACTTCATTTTGCCTTTGTCACACGACGAAGTGGTGCATGGCAAAGGCAGTATCATCAATAAGATGCCTGGGGATGAATGGCAACAAGCCGCTAATTTAAGGGCTTATTACGCCTTTATGTTTGCGCACCCAGGGAAGAAGTTAAACTTTATGGGCAATGAGTTCGGGCAGGGCACCGAATGGGATCACAACCAGCAATTGCCGTGGTTTTTATTATCTTTCGAAAAGCATAAAGGCATACAGCAATTATTCCGTGATTTAAACCTGACGTACAAAGCCTGTGCGCCTCTGCATCAACTGGATCACGAACCAGCGGGATTCCGCTGGATTAATTATCAGGATGCTGAACACAGCACTTTAAGTTTCTACCGTTTAGATCAACAAGGCCAGGCTGTGTATGTGGTCAGTAACTTTACGCCAATACCACGCAGCGCTTTCCGTTTATCTGTGGCAGAGCAAGGCGAATACGAAGTGATCCTCAACACAGACAGCGAATATTACTGGGGCAGCAATTATCCGGTGGGTGATTATTTGCCAGCCTTTCCAGCCGCAGCATTTGGCTTAGACTATATGGTGCAATTGGATTTACCTCCTTTGTCGACCCTTTATGTGAGACGTAAATTATCGTGA